In a genomic window of Vespula vulgaris chromosome 13, iyVesVulg1.1, whole genome shotgun sequence:
- the LOC127068495 gene encoding uncharacterized protein LOC127068495 isoform X1, translating to MRGANQETATPYCRCRVLYLGSSVPHASKEGLLGVQEPLRELYPEQGALGARGIDSWLSVWSNGLLLENVDEHRKKVTRFFPIEALHYCAAVRHVKGGNGDSSTTRFLPLDSPFARTPSANHPPLFAAVLRRTTGIKVLECHAFICKRDMAANALVRCCFHAYADSSYAKGLEPSTGTTNGMTTGNPSNNSLYHTLGGSSTTLDNPQANRLDASSTDDLSLYNGDENHKVWARGRDEMDGVYQEQGTLRSTKGSRPRQLVAPPPPPPPPPPPPSQPLLVEESTSSATRRKTNKKLKKLKTRALHEDAMQQQQLHHQVHQGMYTNGHGHHTLGHPIRQQHYHPHPLPPSSRSVAGTLARPAPVLLVPAATLPRKAHQHHPRGLRPIPAAAPIVPVYAPLPVVPPPVAAAIYPSGTYGTAGNRGKRHSEVEGSTLGASRRLAASHADLTSTELGKSADSPENESRFGTGIYRRKGHLNERAFSYSIRAEHRSRSHGSLASLGFSAQNGNALPKEEKKDREIAQLVAGLNLDESPNDRVQPVPTSRAGPYSHHHHQQQQQQLHQQQQQQQHMQPLPRPRPR from the coding sequence atgcGGGGTGCTAATCAAGAAACAGCTACACCGTATTGCCGGTGCAGAGTATTGTACCTTGGTAGTTCGGTACCTCATGCTAGTAAAGAAGGTTTGTTGGGTGTTCAAGAACCTTTGAGAGAATTATATCCAGAACAAGGAGCGTTGGGTGCTCGTGGGATTGACTCCTGGTTAAGTGTATGGAGCAACGGTTTGCTGTTGGAGAACGTCGATGAACATCGCAAGAAGGTCACCAGGTTCTTTCCTATCGAAGCACTTCACTATTGTGCTGCTGTGAGACATGTGAAGGGTGGTAACGGAGATTCTTCAACTACGAGATTCCTGCCTCTCGACTCGCCTTTCGCCAGGACGCCGAGCGCCAATCATCCGCCGCTCTTCGCGGCCGTCTTGAGAAGAACGACCGGTATCAAGGTCCTCGAATGTCATGCATTCATTTGCAAACGCGATATGGCGGCCAACGCCCTAGTAAGATGTTGTTTCCATGCTTACGCCGATAGTAGTTATGCTAAGGGATTAGAACCATCAACAGGAACAACGAACGGAATGACAACTGGCAATCCATCGAACAATAGTCTCTATCATACTTTGGGTGGGTCCAGCACGACTCTGGACAATCCACAGGCTAATCGTCTGGATGCTTCATCGACGGACGACCTTAGTCTTTACAATGGCGACGAGAATCACAAGGTTTGGGCTAGGGGTCGTGACGAGATGGACGGTGTCTATCAAGAACAAGGAACCTTGAGAAGTACTAAAGGTTCCAGACCACGGCAACTGGTtgcaccacctccaccaccaccaccacctcctcctccaccttctcaACCTTTGCTGGTCGAGGAATCTACTTCTTCTGCTACCAGGAGAAAGACtaacaaaaaattgaagaagttGAAGACTCGAGCGTTGCACGAAGACGCGATGCAGCAGCAACAATTGCATCATCAGGTGCATCAAGGGATGTATACCAACGGCCATGGCCATCATACTCTCGGACATCCAATTAGACAACAACATTATCATCCACATCCGTTACCACCTAGTAGTCGATCCGTTGCTGGAACTTTAGCCAGACCAGCACCTGTCTTGCTGGTACCAGCCGCTACACTACCGAGAAAAGCGCATCAACATCATCCCAGAGGACTGAGGCCGATCCCAGCAGCAGCACCGATTGTTCCAGTTTACGCTCCGCTCCCAGTAGTTCCACCTCCTGTCGCAGCGGCCATTTATCCAAGCGGAACGTATGGGACTGCTGGTAACAGAGGTAAAAGGCATTCCGAAGTAGAAGGCTCTACTCTAGGTGCTTCTAGAAGATTAGCAGCCTCCCACGCCGATTTAACGTCGACTGAGCTTGGAAAATCGGCTGATAGTCCGGAAAACGAGTCACGATTTGGTACTGGGATCTACCGGCGGAAAGGTCACTTGAACGAACGGGCCTTTTCTTACAGCATTCGCGCGGAACATCGTAGTAGGAGTCACGGTAGTTTAGCTTCTTTGGGTTTCAGTGCGCAGAACGGTAACGCATTGCccaaagaggagaagaaggatcgAGAGATAGCTCAACTGGTGGCAGGATTAAATTTGGATGAAAGTCCAAACGATCGAGTTCAACCTGTACCGACATCTAGAGCCGGACCATattctcatcatcatcatcagcaacagcaacagcaacttcatcagcaacagcaacagcaacaacataTGCAACCTTTACCTAGGCCACGACCTCGTTAG
- the LOC127068495 gene encoding uncharacterized protein LOC127068495 isoform X2: MRGANQETATPYCRCRVLYLGSSVPHASKEGLLGVQEPLRELYPEQGALGARGIDSWLSVWSNGLLLENVDEHRKKVTRFFPIEALHYCAAVRHVKGGNGDSSTTRFLPLDSPFARTPSANHPPLFAAVLRRTTGIKVLECHAFICKRDMAANALVRCCFHAYADSSYAKGLEPSTGTTNGMTTGNPSNNSLYHTLGGSSTTLDNPQANRLDASSTDDLSLYNGDENHKVWARGRDEMDGVYQEQGTLRSTKGSRPRQLVAPPPPPPPPPPPPSQPLLVEESTSSATRRKTNKKLKKLKTRALHEDAMQQQQLHHQVHQGMYTNGHGHHTLGHPIRQQHYHPHPLPPSSRSVAGTLARPAPVLLVPAATLPRKAHQHHPRGLRPIPAAAPIVPVYAPLPVVPPPVAAAIYPSGTYGTAGNRGKRHSEVEGSTLGASRRLAASHADLTSTELGKSADSPENESRFGTGIYRRKVRRTVTHCPKRRRRIER, translated from the exons atgcGGGGTGCTAATCAAGAAACAGCTACACCGTATTGCCGGTGCAGAGTATTGTACCTTGGTAGTTCGGTACCTCATGCTAGTAAAGAAGGTTTGTTGGGTGTTCAAGAACCTTTGAGAGAATTATATCCAGAACAAGGAGCGTTGGGTGCTCGTGGGATTGACTCCTGGTTAAGTGTATGGAGCAACGGTTTGCTGTTGGAGAACGTCGATGAACATCGCAAGAAGGTCACCAGGTTCTTTCCTATCGAAGCACTTCACTATTGTGCTGCTGTGAGACATGTGAAGGGTGGTAACGGAGATTCTTCAACTACGAGATTCCTGCCTCTCGACTCGCCTTTCGCCAGGACGCCGAGCGCCAATCATCCGCCGCTCTTCGCGGCCGTCTTGAGAAGAACGACCGGTATCAAGGTCCTCGAATGTCATGCATTCATTTGCAAACGCGATATGGCGGCCAACGCCCTAGTAAGATGTTGTTTCCATGCTTACGCCGATAGTAGTTATGCTAAGGGATTAGAACCATCAACAGGAACAACGAACGGAATGACAACTGGCAATCCATCGAACAATAGTCTCTATCATACTTTGGGTGGGTCCAGCACGACTCTGGACAATCCACAGGCTAATCGTCTGGATGCTTCATCGACGGACGACCTTAGTCTTTACAATGGCGACGAGAATCACAAGGTTTGGGCTAGGGGTCGTGACGAGATGGACGGTGTCTATCAAGAACAAGGAACCTTGAGAAGTACTAAAGGTTCCAGACCACGGCAACTGGTtgcaccacctccaccaccaccaccacctcctcctccaccttctcaACCTTTGCTGGTCGAGGAATCTACTTCTTCTGCTACCAGGAGAAAGACtaacaaaaaattgaagaagttGAAGACTCGAGCGTTGCACGAAGACGCGATGCAGCAGCAACAATTGCATCATCAGGTGCATCAAGGGATGTATACCAACGGCCATGGCCATCATACTCTCGGACATCCAATTAGACAACAACATTATCATCCACATCCGTTACCACCTAGTAGTCGATCCGTTGCTGGAACTTTAGCCAGACCAGCACCTGTCTTGCTGGTACCAGCCGCTACACTACCGAGAAAAGCGCATCAACATCATCCCAGAGGACTGAGGCCGATCCCAGCAGCAGCACCGATTGTTCCAGTTTACGCTCCGCTCCCAGTAGTTCCACCTCCTGTCGCAGCGGCCATTTATCCAAGCGGAACGTATGGGACTGCTGGTAACAGAGGTAAAAGGCATTCCGAAGTAGAAGGCTCTACTCTAGGTGCTTCTAGAAGATTAGCAGCCTCCCACGCCGATTTAACGTCGACTGAGCTTGGAAAATCGGCTGATAGTCCGGAAAACGAGTCACGATTTGGTACTGGGATCTACCGGCGGAAAG TGCGCAGAACGGTAACGCATTGCccaaagaggagaagaaggatcgAGAGATAG